A window of Methanocaldococcus vulcanius M7 genomic DNA:
TGGTTGGTTATTTTAAAGGAAAATGGATATTTTATAGCCCAGAAATGTTGGGATTTTTTGATGGGAGGGCTTTTACAACCACAATAAGCGGACTTTATTCTGGATGTTCAACTGCAAGCATCTCAAAGTTTAAAAGTAGCGATGATGTAGCGTTTATTGTTTGGAGTGGCTCAACAACATCGTGTAGTGGAGAGTGGTTATGTGCTTACTACAATCTCCCAGGAAAAAATATCTTCCCATATCGTCAAGGATACTACGGCATAGCTTATAATTCAAAAAATGATTTTTGGTATATATATTATTTTAACAATTTCACAAATAACTCCATTTATATTTGGAAGAATGAAAAAATAATAAGATCATTTAATCTACCTAATGACAAAATTGAAGTATTTCATTTATACCACCTTAATTACCAACCTATGGAATGCGATAACAATGGAAATTTATTAATCCCATTAACTTCCCCTCCAAAATACTCTAAAGGACTTTATCTATACAATGGAAAAAACCTAACAAAAATATCGAACATAACTCCATATGTTATGTGCAGAGGAGATAAAGGAGTTTTAATGGCTACAAATGATGGGCTTTATATGTATAAGGATGGAACAATAACAGATCTCTCTGATTTTGGATTTAAAAGAGTTGATTATATCATTTATGTTAATAAAAAGGGCTATTGGTTAATAGCTGGAATGGACAAAAATAATACTACAAAATTGATTAAATTCAATGAAAACAGCAGTATAGAAGATTTAACTCAACAATTGGCAAATACAACAAACTACAACAAGAAAATTGAAGAAATAGATAAAGAGATTGACGAAATTACCAGTAAATTAAAGGAATTAGAGAGTGAAAATCCAAATGATGAAAGGATTAAAATATATAAACAGAAATTAGAACAATTAATAGAAAAACGACATGAATTAAAATCTAAAAACCCAAAATACAATGAAACTTTAAATTATATTCAAAGTGAAGAGTATTGGAAAATGCAGGAAGAGATTTGGGAGTATAACAATAGGATTATGAAATGGTTTATTGCTATCTCCATATTAATTTTGGGAATGATTCTATCTACTCTATATATCCTTAGAAAAGATAAGTTTTTGTTATTCTTAGCAGTATTTGGCTTGATAGTTCCATTTTTACAATTTGAGATTCCAAATTGGCTATTTAATATCTTGGCATTGCCTTTATTTGTCTATGTTAAATTCTTCATTCCCAAATATGCGGGAGGAAGCTTTTATTATAGTCCTTTAATAATCATTCCAATCTCAATGTATGGGTGGATATTAATTGGATTAGCAGTTAAATTTGTGATAAAAAAGCTAAAAAAGTTTAAGGAGGAATAAATGATGAAGAATACTTCATTTATAATTATTTTAAGTTTTCTTATATTCATATTAACCTTAATTAGTCCAACAAACGCATTAGGTAGTGAATGGATTTCTATCCAGCCAACATCAAAAGATTGGATTGTAGTCAATAACAATAACATTTACCTATATAATGGAACTCTCAAAAATATAACTCCAAAATATATTCTCTATCTGAACAAAACATACACCAATGATGAGATTAATAAGCGTTATGGATACTTTTATTATGTAGATGGTTTTTGCTTAGGAAATGAAACTTATGTTGTGTGTAATGCCTGGGATGGATGTCATATAGGCAAATTGGACATTAATGACAAAATCTTATATTTATACAGCAAGAGTTTTGGACAATACTACAACTTAAAAAGCAATAACAAAGAGATTTTAGCATGTTTTGATAATAAAGAGGGGATGGGAGCAGAGCCGATATTTGTTGAGTTAAAATATAATAGATCCTCTAATGAACTAATATGGGTTGGGAATGATTTTTATGGGTTAAATAAACGTTTAGAAATGTTTTTAATTGATTATCTAAATAACTATACAAATTATAGGATTGATGATTTCTTCTTTGCTCCGTTCAGTTTTGACTACGACTCAGCAGATAAATATTGGCTTATATACGTTAAGGGAGTTTATTTTATATCAAACGGAAATAAATCAGAAGGGTATAAAAATATTTCTGGATTTGTAAAATATAATGGCACTTTTCACGATTTTAAGAGATTTGAGCTAAATAACTCGAAGTTGTATTGTCTATATATCCCATTTATTAATAGAATATCTTATGATAAATATATCAATCAATGGATTGTTTTAAATGGGATAGGAAATCGTGAGTTGTTATTTTTAAATAGCGATTTAAAGTTAGTTAAATCAATAAAAACAGACAAGTATATTTTTAAAGTTTATCCAATCAATAGGGATGAAATATACCTCATTACTATTAAAAAAATTGTATGTATTGGTAAAAATGGAGAGGTTGAAAAGATAAACGTCTATAACGACTCAATCAACAAAATTTATAAGAAGATAACGTATGGAAATTATACCAATATATTTAAAATTTTATCCATACAAAAAATAAACATAAACAACAATTCTATTTCAGAAATAAAATTAAACAATATAAATCCAATTAAAATAGGTTATAATGGGAGAGAAATGCTTATAATTGGAATTAATTTTTCAAATAATTGTTCAAAGGTCTTATATCGTTTTGATGGAAAGGGTGTTAAAAAGATCGCTGATCTTAGTCAGTTAACTTCTAAAAAGGAAAATCCATCTAATATACAAAATTGGAATCTGAATTTGAGTAAATCTACGTCCATAATTTTATTTATCATAGTAATCTTTATTTGTTATTTCTTATATCGTCGCTATTTTTAAGCATATTTTATTTTTAAATATTTTAGTCAAAAATAAAACTGAAAATAAAATAAAACAAAGAATATTACATATTAATATTAGTCCAATATAGTTAATCCGTCCAAGATTGCCTTTTTGTGTATATTTAATGCTTTTTGCTTTTTACAATCTCCTCTAAAAATTTTTATCTTTCCAGCAACGCAGGGGTATCTTTGAATTAACATAGCAGAGTTTCTTGCAAATTCTTCTAAATCGTTAACTTTCATACCTCTCATTAATTTAGCCATAAAAAGCGTTGATCCGCAGATAGACGTTCTTAAAACGTCCACATCTTTAACTTCTCCATTTTTAACATATACCCTAACTTTTGGAGTTCCAAACTCTTCTAAAAACTCTTTTAATTTTGGATATTTATCAATTATCCCTCTAACTTCTTCTTCATCTAATAAACACATCTCTTCCGGGCATATTGCATCAAATTTAGATAGTTCTTTTTTTGCACCCTCTCCGCTCCACGTTGCCACAATGATGGCAATATCTTTATTCAACCTTCTTGCTTCGTAGCAGAGGTAGTAAGTGTTATCTGGGTGTTGCGTATACAGCAACAAAATATCTGCTTCTTTTATTTTTTCAAGCAACTCTTCAGGAAATTCTATATTATCAACGAGCAAATCATCTGGTCTATCAATTTTGTAGATGCCAAGAAATTTATTTTTCTTTCCAAATGAATTTACCGTCCCTTGAACTCTATACCCATATGCTCCATCACTAACCACTAAAATCTTTGCCATTTTATCCCTTTTTATTTATTTTCTATATTATCTAATTTTTTAGTTAAGATACAACCGGGATCTTCTCTTAAATAATCCTTGTAGTATGAATAAGCTCTTGCTC
This region includes:
- a CDS encoding DUF166 domain-containing protein; translation: MAKILVVSDGAYGYRVQGTVNSFGKKNKFLGIYKIDRPDDLLVDNIEFPEELLEKIKEADILLLYTQHPDNTYYLCYEARRLNKDIAIIVATWSGEGAKKELSKFDAICPEEMCLLDEEEVRGIIDKYPKLKEFLEEFGTPKVRVYVKNGEVKDVDVLRTSICGSTLFMAKLMRGMKVNDLEEFARNSAMLIQRYPCVAGKIKIFRGDCKKQKALNIHKKAILDGLTILD